One genomic segment of Centropristis striata isolate RG_2023a ecotype Rhode Island chromosome 11, C.striata_1.0, whole genome shotgun sequence includes these proteins:
- the LOC131980887 gene encoding myosin-7-like isoform X3 — translation MGDAAMKEFGPAASYLRKSDKERLEAQTRPFDMKKECFVPDPEVEYVKATISSRDGDKVTAQTEFGKTVTVKEIDVHPQNPPKFDKIEDMAMFTFLHEPAVLFNLKERYAAWMIYTYSGLFCVTVNPYKWLPVYNQDVVVAYRGKKRAEAPPHIFSISDNAYQYMLSDRENQSILITGESGAGKTVNTKRVIQYFASIAAAPGLKKDAASEKKGTLEDQIIQANPALEAFGNAKTIRNDNSSRFGKFIRIHFDNRGKLASADIETYLLEKSRVTFQLKAERDYHIFYQILSQQKPELLEMLLITNNPYDYPFISQGQTTVASISDSEELMATDDAFDVLGFTQEEKNGIYKLTGAIMHHGNLKFKQKQREEQAEADGTEVADKIAYLMGLNSADLIKGLCHPRVKVGNEMVTKGQNVAQVSYAVGALSKSVYEKMFLWMVVRINQSLETKQPRQYFIGVLDIAGFEIFDFNTFEQLCINFTNEKLQQFFNHHMFVLEQEEYKKEGIEWTFIDFGMDLQACIDLIEKPMGIMSILEEECMFPKASDTTFKAKLYDNHLGKTSNFQKPRIVKGRPEAHFALIHYAGTVDYNINNWLVKNKDPLNETVVGLYQKSNLKLLATLFANYAGADSGRNKGKGGSKKKGSSFQTVSALHRENLNKLMTNLRSTHPHFVRCIIPNETKTPGAMENPLVMHQLRCNGVLEGIRICRKGFPNRILYGDFKQRYRILNPSAIPEGQFIDNKKASEKLLGSLDLDHSQYKLGHTKVFFKAGLLGLLEEMRDDRLALIITRIQARSRGVLARIEFQKIVERRDALLVIQWNIRAFMGVKNWPWMKLYFKIKPLLRSAETEKEMANMKEEFGKLKEAYAKSEARRKELEEKMVSLLQEKNDLQLQVQSEQDNLCDAEERCEGLIKSKIQLEAKAKELTERLEDEEEINSELTAKKRKLEDECSELKKDIDDLELTLAKVEKEKHATENKVKNLIEEMAAQDEIIAKLTKEKKALQEAHQQTLDDLQSEEDKVNTLTKAKAKLEQQVDDLEGSLEQEKKIRMDLERAKRKLEGDLKLAHESVMDLENDKQQLEERLKKKDFEISQLNGKIEDEQIINAQLQKKLKELQARIEELEEELEAERAARAKVEKQRADLARELEEISERLEEAGGATSAQIEMNKKREAEFQKMRRDLEEATLQHEATAATLRKKQADSVADLGEQIDNLQRVKQKLEKEKSELRLELDDVVSNMEHIVKAKNNLEKMCRSLEDQMHEYKTKAEEGQRTINDFTMQRAKLQTENGELVRRLEEKESLVSQLTRGKQSYTQQIEDLKRQLEEEVKAKNALAHAVQSSRHDCDLLREQYEEEQEAKAELQRAMSKANSEVAQWRTKYETDAIQRTEELEEAKKKLAQRLQDAEEAVEAVNAKCSSLEKTKHRLQNEIEDLMVDVERSNAAAAALDKKQRNFDKVLSEWKQKYEESQCELESSQKEARSLSTELFKLKNSYEESLEHLETMKRENKNLQEEISDLTEQIGESGKSIHELEKMRKQLEIEKSEIQTALEEAEASLEHEEGKILRAQLEFNQIKAEIERKLAEKDEEMEQAKRNQQRIVDNLQSSLEAETRSRNEAMRIKKKMEGDLNEMEIQLSQANRQAAEAQKQLKSVHAHLKDCQIQLDESSRANDDLKENIAIVERRNNLLVAEVEELRAALEQTERCRKLAEQELLDVTERVQLLHSQNTSLLNQKKKLEADTSQLQTEVEDALQECRNAEEKAKKAITDAAMMAEELKKEQDTSSHLERMKKNMEQTIKDLQHRLDEAEQIAMKGGKKQIQKLEARVRELENEVESEQKKASDAAKGVKKYERRIKEITYQSEEDRKNLIRLQDLVDKLQLKVKSYKKTSEDAEEQANTHLTKYRKIQHELDEAEERADIAESQVNKLRAKSRDVGSKRGLDEE, via the exons ATGGGCGACGCTGCCATGAAAGAGTTTGGGCCGGCTGCCTCCTATCTTAGGAAGTCAGATAAGGAGCGTCTGGAGGCCCAGACTCGTCCGTTTGACATGAAGAAAGAGTGCTTCGTTCCTGACCCCGAGGTGGAGTACGTCAAGGCAACCATCTCCAGTCGTGACGGTGACAAAGTCACAGCTCAGACGGAATTTGGAAAG ACTGTCACAGTGAAGGAAATTGATGTCCACCCACAGAACCCGccaaagtttgataaaattgAAGACATGGCGATGTTCACCTTCCTCCATGAGCCCGCTGTGCTGTTTAACCTCAAAGAGCGTTATGCAGCATGGATGATTTAT ACCTACTCTGGGCTCTTCTGTGTGACTGTCAACCCCTACAAGTGGCTGCCGGTCTACAACCAAGACGTTGTGGTCGCTTATAGAGGAAAGAAGAGGGCTGAAGCTCCTCCTCATATCTTCTCCATCTCTGATAACGCCTACCAGTACATGCTGTCAG acagagaaaaccAGTCAATCCTGATCAC TGGAGAATCCGGTGCTGGAAAGACTGTCAACACCAAGCGTGTCATTCAGTACTTTGCCAGCATTGCTGCTGCTCCAGGTCTGAAGAAAGATGCAGCTTCTGAGAAGAAG ggTACCCTGGAGGATCAAATCATTCAGGCTAACCCTGCTCTGGAGGCCTTTGGGAATGCCAAGACCATCAGGAATGACAATTCCTCCAGATTT GGTAAATTTATCCGAATTCATTTTGATAATCGAGGAAAGCTGGCTTCTGCTGATATTGAAACTT ACCTTCTGGAGAAGTCTCGTGTGACCTTCCAGCTCAAAGCTGAGAGGGACTACCACATCTTCTACCAGATCTTGTCTCAGCAAAAGCCTGAGCTTCTGG AAATGTTGCTCATCACCAACAACCCCTACGACTACCCCTTCATCTCCCAAGGACAGACGACAGTAGCCTCTATCAGTGATTCTGAGGAGCTGATGGCCACTGAT GATGCTTTTGACGTGCTGGGCTTCACTCAAGAAGAGAAGAACGGCATTTACAAGCTGACTGGCGCCATCATGCATCATGGAAATTTGAAGTTCAAGCAGAAGCAGCGAGAGGAGCAGGCGGAGGCTGATGGCACTGAAG TTGCTGACAAAATTGCGTATCTGATGGGCCTGAACTCTGCTGACCTCATCAAAGGTCTCTGTCACCCAAGAGTCAAAGTAGGAAATGAGATGGTCACCAAGGGACAAAATGTTGCTCAG GTATCCTATGCTGTTGGTGCACTGTCTAAATCAGTGTATGAGAAGATGTTCCTGTGGATGGTGGTGAGAATTAACCAATCACTGGAGACCAAGCAGCCTCGCCAGTACTTCATTGGTGTACTGGACATTGCTGGATTTGAGATCTTTGAT TTCAACACCTTTGAGCAGCTGTGCATCAACTTCACCAATGAGAAACTGCAACAGTTTTTCAACCACCACATGTTTGTGCTGGAGCAGGAAGAGTACAAGAAAGAGGGCATTGAATGGACTTTCATAGACTTTGGAATGGACTTGCAGGCCTGCATTGACCTGATTGAAAAG CCCATGGGTATCATGTCCATCCTTGAAGAGGAGTGCATGTTCCCCAAAGCCTCTGATACCACCTTCAAAGCTAAGCTCTATGACAACCACCTCGGGAAAACCAGTAACTTCCAGAAGCCCAGAATTGTCAAAGGACGACCAGAGGCCCATTTTGCCCTGATACATTATGCTGGAACTGTTGATTATAATATCAACAACTGGCTGGTGAAGAACAAGGATCCTCTGAATGAGACTGTTGTTGGACTCTACCAGAAGTCTAATCTCAAGCTCTTGGCTACTCTCTTTGCAAACTATGCTGGAGCTGATTCAGGTAGGAATAAA GGAAAAGGAGGAAGCAAGAAGAAGGGTTCATCTTTCCAAACTGTGTCTGCCTTGCACAGG GAGAACCTGAACAAGCTGATGACCAACTTGAGGTCTACTCACCCTCACTTTGTACGCTGCATCATCCCCAATGAGACCAAGACTCCTGGGGCCATGGAGAACCCTCTGGTGATGCACCAGCTGCGCTGTAACGGTGTGCTGGAAGGCATCAGGATCTGCAGAAAGGGCTTCCCCAACAGGATCCTCTATGGAGATTTCAAACAGAG GTACCGCATTTTGAACCCGAGTGCTATCCCTGAGGGACAGTTCATCGACAACAAAAAAGCTTCAGAGAAGCTCTTGGGCTCCTTGGATTTAGACCACAGCCAGTACAAACTGGGACACACTAAG GTATTCTTCAAAGCTGGGCTGCTTGGTCTGCTAGAGGAGATGCGAGATGACCGCCTAGCTCTAATTATCACCAGGATCCAGGCAAGGTCACGTGGTGTTCTGGCAAGAATTGAATTCCAGAAGATTGTAGAACGCAG GGATGCACTGCTTGTGATCCAGTGGAACATCCGTGCCTTCATGGGGGTCAAGAATTGGCCCTGGATGAAGCTGTACTTCAAGATCAAACCTCTGTTGAGATCAGCAGAGACTGAGAAGGAGATGGCCAACATGAAGGAAGAGTTTGGCAAACTGAAAGAGGCTTACGCAAAATCTGAAGCTCGTAGGAAGGAACTAGAGGAGAAAATGGTTTCTCTTCTCCAAGAGAAGAACGACCTGCAGCTTCAAGTCCAATCC GAACAAGATAATCTGTGTGATGCTGAAGAAAGATGCGAGGGGCTTATTAAGAGCAAGATTCAGCTGGAggcaaaagccaaagagctaacaGAAAGactggaggatgaggaggagataAATAGTGAACTGACAGCAAAgaagaggaagctggaggatgAGTGCTCTGAGCTGAAGAAAGACATTGATGACTTAGAGTTGACTCTGGCTAAAGTGGAGAAAGAGAAGCACGCCACTGAGAACAAG GTGAAGAACCTGATCGAAGAGATGGCTGCTCAGGATGAAATCATTGCAAAGctgaccaaagaaaagaaagcCTTACAGGAAGCTCATCAGCAAACACTGgatgacctgcagagtgaagaaGACAAAGTCAACACTCTGACCAAGGCCAAGGCTAAGCTGGAGCAACAAGTGGATGAT CTTGAAGGGTCCCTTgagcaagaaaagaaaatacgTATGGATCTTGAGAGAGCAAAGCGAAAGCTTGAAGGAGACCTAAAGTTAGCTCATGAAAGTGTCATGGATTTGGAAAATGACAAGCAGCAACTTGAAGAGAGGCtgaaaaa GAAGGACTTTGAAATCAGCCAACTCAATGGAAAAATAGAAGATGAACAAATAATTAATGCCCAGCTCCAGAAAAAATTGAAGGAGTTGCAG GCCCGCATTGAGGAGCTGGAGGAAGAGCTGGAGGCAGAGCGAGCTGCCCGAGCCAAGGTGGAGAAGCAGAGAGCAGACTTGGCCAGAGAGCTGGAGGAGATCAGTGAGAGGTTGGAGGAGGCTGGTGGAGCAACTTCTGCCCAGATTGAGATGAACAAGAAGAGGGAGGCTGAGTTCCAGAAGATGCGCAGAGACCTTGAAGAGGCCACTCTGCAGCATGAAGCCACTGCTGCCACACTCAGGAAGAAACAAGCTGACAGTGTGGCTGATCTGGGAGAGCAGATCGACAATCTGCAGAGAGTCAAGCAGAAactggagaaggagaagagtgAGCTCAGACTGGAACTGGATGATGTGGTCTCCAATATGGAACATATTGTGAAGGCTAAg AATAATTTGGAGAAAATGTGCAGGTCTTTGGAAGATCAAATGCATGAATACAAAACAAAGGCAGAAGAGGGACAGCGCACCATCAATGACTTCACCATGCAGAGAGCAAAGCTTCAAACTGAGAATG GTGAACTTGTAAGGCGGCTAGAGGAAAAGGAGTCCCTGGTGTCTCAGCTAACCAGAGGAAAACAGTCCTACACTCAACAAATTGAAGACCTTAAAAGACAACTAGAGGAGGAAGTCAAG GCCAAGAATGCTTTAGCCCATGCGGTGCAGTCTTCTCGTCATGACTGTGACCTGCTCAGGGAGCAgtatgaggaggagcaggaggccaAGGCTGAATTACAGCGCGCCATGTCCAAGGCCAACTCTGAGGTGGCTCAGTGGAGAACTAAGTATGAAACTGATGCCATCCAGAGAACCGAGGAACTGGAGGAGGCTAA AAAGAAGCTGGCTCAGCGTCTGCAGGACGCAGAGGAAGCTGTAGAAGCAGTGAATGCTAAATGTTCGTCTCTGGAGAAGACCAAACACAGGCTGCAGAATGAGATTGAAGATCTCATGGTGGATGTGGAGAGgtctaatgctgctgctgctgctctggacAAGAAGCAAAGAAACTTTGACAAG GTCTTGTCAGAGTGGAAGCAGAAGTATGAAGAGTCTCAGTGTGAGCTGGAGAGCTCTCAGAAGGAAGCCAGGTCTCTGAGCACTGAACTTTTCAAACTGAAGAATTCCTATGAAGAATCTCTTGAACATCTGGAGACCATGAAGAGAGAGAATAAGAATCTTCAGG aggAAATATCTGACCTCACTGAGCAAATTGGTGAGAGTGGAAAGAGTATTCATGAGCTTGAGAAGATGAGAAAACAGCTGGAAATAGAGAAGTCTGAGATACAAACAGCCCTGGAGGAAGCAGAG GCCTCACTGGAGCATGAGGAAGGGAAGATTCTCAGAGCCCAGCTTGAGTTCAACCAGATAAAGGCTGAAATTGAGCGCAAGCTGGCCGAGAAAGATGAAGAGATGGAGCAAGCAAAGAGAAACCAACAGCGAATTGTGGATAATCTTCAGAGTTCCCTCGAGGCCGAGACTCGCAGCAGGAATGAGGCCATGCGTATTAAGAAGAAGATGGAGGGAGACCTCAATGAGATGGAGATCCAGCTAAGCCAGGCCAACAGACAGGCAGCTGAGGCTCAGAAACAACTTAAATCTGTTCATGCACATCTAAAG GATTGCCAAATTCAGCTGGATGAGTCTTCTCGAGCCAATGATGACCTCAAAGAGAACATTGCCATCGTTGAGAGACGCAACAACCTGCTTGTGGCCGAAGTGGAGGAACTGAGGGCTGCTCTGGAACAAACTGAGAGATGTCGCAAACTTGCTGAGCAAGAGCTGCTGGATGTTACTGAAAGGGTTCAGTTACTGCACTCACAG AACACCAGCCTGCTCAACCAAAAGAAGAAGCTGGAAGCTGATACATCACAGCTTCAGACAGAAGTAGAAGATGCGTTGCAAGAGTGCAGAAATGCTGAGGAGAAGGCCAAGAAGGCCATCACTGATGCTGCCATGATGGCAGAGGAGCTGAAGAAGGAGCAGGACACCAGCTCTCACCTGGAGCGTATGAAGAAGAACATGGAGCAAACCATCAAAGACCTGCAGCACCGTCTGGATGAAGCTGAACAGATCGCCATGAAGGGAGGCAAGAAGCAGATCCAGAAGCTCGAGGCCAGG GTCAGAGAACTTGAAAATGAGGTGGAGAGTGAACAAAAAAAGGCCAGCGACGCTGCAAAGGGAGTAAAAAAGTATGAAAGACGGATCAAGGAGATCACCTATCAG TCAGAAGAAGACCGCAAAAATCTAATTCGTCTTCAAGATTTGGTGGACAAGCTGCAGCTTAAAGTCAAATCTTATAAGAAGACTTCTGAAGACGCT GAGGAACAGGCCAACACTCATCTCACCAAGTATCGTAAGATTCAACATGAGCTTGATGAAGCCGAGGAGAGAGCTGACATCGCTGAATCTCAGGTCAACAAGCTACGTGCCAAGAGTCGTGatgtggggtcaaag AGAGGACTTGATGAAGAGTGA